From Manihot esculenta cultivar AM560-2 chromosome 18, M.esculenta_v8, whole genome shotgun sequence:
AAGCTACCGTTTATTTGTTATTGCTTGTTGAGTTAGAATAGTAAATGCTAAGCTTTCCCATTTTTGTTGTCCATAACATTTCTCTtctcatttttaattataacattaactaaaattgttttatttttaattaattatttatttttgttgtaATTAAACCATTTTAATTGATGATACTATTTAGtgaactaaaaatatttgattaaaatatatgatagtagttaattttgataattttcaaatattgaGATGCTTATTAACAGTGTTGTGCATGATgagaaatataaattatcacAGTTATCCCTGTCTGATGCATATTTGTGCTGATTATATGTATTCTGACACAAGCACTGTTTGTTTTAATTATAAGCTCTTGATAGTAGTTCTCCTCTCCCCTATTCTCCCTCATAGGTTACGGGTTCTTGATTCAGCAGAGTTTAATTTGAATTCAATACTAAGGCCTTGTTTTGTTTAAAGAAACTTACTTAGAGACAAGTAAGTTGCAAAGGCCTTGATAGATTCAAATTctctatatttttcaaattcttTATTTTGAGAGGTAAGCAAATTACTTCTTTGAAGTGAGAAAATGTCTGACTAAACATTGAAGTTATTTGAGTTCACTTGCTCCCAATCAAAATCTTAACTTCTTATGTTACTGTAAGAAAATGTCAATCAAATGTGTTTCTTTCAATCAAACAACTTGAATATGTAAACTTTAATTACTTGATCTTAATCGAAGAAGGCCTAAAATGCGGTCATCAAGAAACCCAAAAAACTTACAACTTAATTAGAGTAGTTGGTTTCTGTTCGAACGGCTGTGAGCCTGTGATCATGCTACGCTACCGTTTATTTGTTATTGCTTGTTGAGTTGGAATAGTAAAATGGATAACATCTGAACATTTAGTCATAAGAAATTCGAATCTTCTTTTCAACCTATTGTTTCAGATCATATCTAAAatgttttttgtttgtttttctcTTCTGAAAGAGGAGGTAAAATTCTTTTTGATGTCTGTTTGCAGAAATGTTGCAGACTGAATTTGTGACGTTCTCCGGAGTCGAAAGATTGGATGTCTGGGTTCTATATCAGTAATATGTATGGCAATTTTGTGGGAGAATGTATCCCTTGTGTAATCTTTATTCTTCGTGTGATTATTGGTTTTGGGAATATGGAATGCGAATTCTGTATGCTGATATGAAGCCGTATCTGTAGTTTGAAGGTTATTGCAGTGGATGTTAACTTTAGCTCTTGAAATTGGAATGCGAAACCTGCATTATGGCATACTGATGTGGAAATTTTGTGCAAACTAAGTTCTGTTTCCTAATTTAGTCGTAACTTTAGTACTGAAGCCGTTGATGACTGTTGGGATTTCAACAGAAATGCAACTCTACAATCTTGCACAAGAGGTTGAAACAATTTTATGAACCAGAACGGTCTGAGGCTTTTTCAtgttcattattattattctttaagTTTCAGATATTGAGATGCTTATTAACAGTGTTGTGCATGATgagaaatataaattatcacAGTTGGTTGACACAATCACTGTTGGTTTTAATTATAAGCTCTTGATAGTAGTTGTCCTCCCCCCTTTTCTCCCTCATAGGTTATGAGTATTTGATTCAGCAGAgtttaatttgaattcaaatactAAGAACTTGTTAGATTCAAAGCAATCTATTTAGAGGCAAGTAAGTTTCAAAGGCTTTTTTAGAttcaaattttctaattttttgcaAATTTTTTGTTTTAGAGAGGTAACCAAGTTACTTCTTTGAACTCAAAGTTCTTTGAGTGCacttattttcataaataatttcttaattttttaagaaaatatcaaTTAAGTAAGCTGATTATGTAAACAAATAAGGCTATGTAGTGATTAAGAAACCCAAAAAAGTTAATTGATTTTACGGATTTTGTTGAATCTCCTAAATGTTTAGGTTGTAAATAACTTGATCAGAGTAGTTGGTTTCTGTTCAAACGGTAGTGACCATGCTATGTTACTTATTATTAGTTTATTTGTTATTGCTTGTTGAGTTAGAAAAGTAAAAGGAACAACATTGTAACATATATTTTATAACTATTTGTTTTTTTGGCTTGGAACCTAAGGCTCCCTACATTAAGGATAATTTCAACGCCGGTGTGGACTCTAAAGTTAAATATGGTTCAACAACAATTATAGCTAGAAATGATAGAGGTCATATTAAGATTTCTTTCCATCCCGGGGAGTTTAGTTTGTAGGGAAGCTGTTGGAAGAAATCTTGGATTTTTCCATTCTGGAGCTGTCTCATCGGCAAGAAACAAAGAATGACATCAGGTTATTATCAAAGGAGATTCTTctattgatattaatttttgTTAAGAGGGtccttcaaaaaatattttactatgcATTCAAGATGTGATTTCTGATATTGTTTAGTTAACTAATCAATTGGTCTTTGAAAAGCCTAGTTTTGTAAGGTGAGGCAAATGTATCCACCCATGCTCTAGGACAAATTTCTTAGGATGTAATTTTTTGCTCTAATCCTACTTTCcagggcttttttttttttactgaatTCTCTAGCAAGCCTTTAGCTTGCCTATATATACAACATAtcttttagataaaaaaaaaaaagctcgtTAACAttaatgttaaatttgggtagTTATAGTTTGAGAGGCTTCGGGCTCAACACCAAAATTTCACACCCATTTATTAAAAAAGAGGCATACGTATCTTTCCACATAAAGGAGAGACAAAAAAAGCACTCATGATTCTCATTTTGAGTACTGAAGTTGCAATTTATGGAGGCTTCGCCACTATATGTACCTCCACATGCTCCTTTTCAGGATGCCAGCCACCATTGAAGCAAGTAAACTCAGATACTGCTAACTCCCTGAACATATCTTAGATTTTCTTTGAAATTGATAAAAGGGTTTAATTAATACTTTAGTTAGAGGAAGTGAGGAAATTAGTTTAAGAATAGTATGAATTTTTACCGTTTAAAACTCTCAGTTTTTCAACTTGATGtattgaaaagttttaaaaccTTACCTCCCACTATCTCACTTCACCTTATTTTATAAAACCTTCTTCCACCCATTCATACACACTGGTAAGATttcaaaaaataagaaaaagttcaGTAAGGAACTCCAAAGAAAAATCAAAtgctattttaaaagaaaagtacttTCATCTTCATTTCATAAATATAGTCCTATAATTATTTCATATGGAGTAAAGAAATACATTTATTATagttaaaatgataaaatttgatattattttttctaatatatattCCACACATAACTTTCCATTAATTACCTTCACCTCATTTCAGTGCAGTTAGGGCTACCTCTTCTTCAAGCAAGCATCATGGCAAATAAACCCAAAGATCGATTTGCATGAATTCTCTTGCTCATGATGACTGCATTTTTGCAATTACTAGCAAAATTCTAGTTAAATTCACATGTAATCAACTGACCAAGAATTCAAATTTGGGCCAAATACACTGATTTAGAACTGAAATTATCAAAAGAACAATACAGGACAAAAGGGCTTCAACATCTACTATACAGTGATTATcaacatttttttttccaattcatTGTATAATATGATAGATTTATCAAACAATCCTTGACAACATATAGATGTTAGCACATCCACTACTGTACTAAAAAGTTGGAAAACATATTTGAACCTACATTGATGGACAATGGCCCAAATAAGCACACATGAACTCTGCAACAGCATATGAGGCCTCTCAGAAATATCATGTTAAATCTTGCTTCAATAAATCGGAAGGCATATTGAATGTTTAACCTAATTAAAGAAGTAGGTATACTACACCACTGAAACTTCTAATCGATGTTTGCCTTTGGTTCTACACTTGATTTGCTAAGTATCACTACGCCAATTACAATGAGCAAGGCACCTGCAAACCACTGCAGTACAAGTTTTATCATTAGAGTTCCACATGTTGATGATAAGATGATAAACAAGTGCCTGAGTATTTCGACCCACAAACATCCCACATAAAATCCTCTAGCTATAAcacaaattaattttgaaatcagATGATCATTATAACAACAAATTAGAGGGAAACAAATAGGCAGATATTCATAATAAACTGCAACATTGGTGGTTCTAAGTGGCTATTGAAAGGAACAAAGACAGAATTGAAAGGACAAACAATGAATTTTAGAGGGTATAACATAGGAAGGTTCACTTCAATTATGTTACAATAACCATGAAGGGCAAGAGATTAGGGTAGTTAACGGAAGGAAGATAAAAcattttttctttctaaaattTCTATTACATTTCATGAGGTTTAAACTAGTTCTCACCTATTGTCATTGTGGTTAAACTAACCAACATCAAAACCAGAGCTTCCAGATACCAAATACACAGACAAGCAAAGAGACAGATTTCATATCTGCTACTTCCAAATGATTTACCTGAGCTGATAATGCTTccttaaacaataaaaatccAGCTAGACCAGAGGAGAGGAAATTCGTGGCAAAGTTCGTCACTGTAGCTTGCAGAGATGAAAGAACTTTAAGGCTGTTAACGTAACATCCCCACATTATCACGTTACATATCACAACCATACTATATCTAACAAACTGCGAAGAACACCATAAAATTTCCTAATCAATGATCATAgcagaaaaaatttattttccgaactttttttagtaatttacaaccgataaaaatcagaagcattaaaatagataaattcaAATCATTCAAGCGTTTTCATCTACAATTGAAGGATAATTAGTAGAGTTGAATGATTGCGATACCTGATTGTAAAAGAACTTCGCAGCTATGGCGGCGAGAGCAGCGTTCATTCCAGCTGATATTGCCCATCCATATCCTTCCTCCTTTTTGCCCATCTCTGTGCTCCGTGGAAGGCCCCTTCCGAATGGCCACCAGTGGATGGAGGCACATTTTATGAACCTTACGGCGTCGTTTTAGTCTTCTGTTTACGTGTTGACTCGGCCGAGTTTCGTGGTATGGCGGTTTCCATCGTCTCACAAAAGAAACACAAATTGCCCACGCTGGAGATCTGCTCTGACAGAAAAGTAaccaataagagaaaagcttgcAAACAAAAGAACGCAATCGTCCATGCTGGCAATCCTACCATACAAAAAAGCAGCCAATCAGAGACCGACGACTGAGTTTAACTCATCCGGGTTTTGCTCTCTGGAAAGAAACACAACTCGGCCAATCATTATCGCCTATTTAATCCATCTAACAATATACCGATCCCGGACTTTTtccctctctctatatataagaCTTCAACATCCAAATTTCgttcttttttaaatttgattctgAAGAATCTGTGAAGGTTGTTGTTCTTTTTTGTTCTCGTGCTATCTTTCGAAAGTAAGAGCAATCGCTTGGATTTTAAGGTGTTGGGCCCGATAATTATTGAGTCGAGTGCTTTGTCTGATTGAGATCGTTTGGTTTATGGTTTTGCAGAGTTTGAAGAAGTTTCTTTCGTTTGCTGGGCGCAATGGCACGTACGAAGCAAACTGCTCGTAAATCAACTGGTGGAAAGGCACCGAGGAAGCAGCTTGCCACAAAGGTATGTGTTTTTTGTGGTGTTGTTTCTTTAGTTTTGCCTCCTTTCGAAATTCTTCTTTTGAAATTATGATTGTAGGGGTTCAATTGGtcaaattattttgaatttgataGATTATTTCAAATGGGTTTTAGTTGTCTAAATTAGGGTTTAGGATTTTCTTCAAACTTTTCATGCTTTTCATCAACCTCTATGCTCAATCAGAGAGATTATATATTCTGATTGTGTTAATTAATTTCGTTTAGGCCGCTAGGAAATCTGCTCCTACAACTGGTGGTGTCAAGAAACCTCATCGTTACCGACCTGGAACTGTAGCTCTTCGGTAAAGAATTTGACCTAGGTTTTATTCCTGTTTTTTGTATTATGAAATTTTGTCTAATTTAGATCTTTTTGCGGAACTAACAGTGAAATACGCAAGTATCAGAAGAGTACTGAGCTATTGATCCGCAAGTTGCCCTTCCAACGTCTTGTTCGTGAAATTGCACAAGATTTCAAGGTATTAGTGTTGCTCATTATCGAGATTTTTAGGTTTGGCCCCTTGAAGGGTGAAAGAccaatttgtattttttataacTATTGATTGGGTGATTGTTTGTGTTTCTGCTAGACGGATTTGAGGTTCCAGAGTCACGCAGTTCTTGCACTTCAGGAGGCTGCGGAGGCTTATCTGGTGGGTCTGTTTGAGGACACCAATCTCTGCGCCATCCATGCTAAGAGGGTTACAATTATGCCCAAGGACATTCAACTAGCTAGGCGGATCCGTGGTGAACGTGCTTAATTTGGTTTGCCTTTTGGCCCCTTAGCTGGAAGAAGTTACAAATTTGAGAAACTATGGAAAACCCAAATCCTCTAATTCCATTCATGTTGGTAGTGTTTTCATGTAATGTTAATTTTAGTATTGTTTGTTTTTGTTGATGAAGAGTAGTTTCAAACTTTATGTAGACAGGATTGAATATTTACTGTTGGCTTTGTGATAATGAAATCTCTTTATTATCGTTTGAATAAAAAGCGTCGGCTACTCGGTTGCCTTTTTGCATTGATGGTGTGATCGTTAGTTTTAGGGTATGCCTTGTGACAGTTGTCGAGGAAGATGGGGGAGTCCTAGAAGTTTTAGGACATGTTTCTTGCCCAGTTTCTGTGATGTTTGTTAGATAATTTGGGTGGTTCTTTAACTTTAGGCAGAAGTTTAGTGTGCGCTTAATCTTTTTTCCGTGTGAAATAGATGTGATTGGTTTCAATTAAAACGAAAGAGCTGGTTATTTGTTTTAAGTTATAATTGTTGTCGGCAATTTATATAATTGAATACAAGTTATTGATGTCAAGAAAATATAATATGAATTTTAGTTTAGCATATGAATTCTAttgcatttaaaattaattatgctAAGGTGTTTTCCTCTCCAACGCTTGGGGAACTTTATGGGATGAATGTTTTTTTCACTCGTTTAAATCGGTGGATTCTATTAATTATTTCTTTCGAGAGTTTCGTGATTCTCTTCTAATGATCTGGAGTTGGTGGTAGCTAATTTTAAAAGTTGCTCAAGGTATGAAAGTTGGTTCTCTAGACCTATTAAATTGCAGTTTAATAACTTTGGGGGAATTCATTAGACTGATTTGTCGTTACAGTCTATCAGAGCCATGCGGTGCATTATCCTGTTTAATTCGTTGGGAAGTTCTCAAGTTTCTGGCGCAAACCCTTTTGTTTTTTGGCAATCAGTTTTTCTCGCACAAAGCTAGTGGACTGGCTCGTTACTCGTTACATTGGCATGGGATTttcatctttatttattttgtttgaaCTGGGCATAGTATGTTGAAGTGTAGAGTCCAACATGTGTATTAATCAGGGATCTGGAGTTGGGTTGTTCGTGGGTTGCATTCAACATACGGCAGCTGCTATGCAAATGGGCTTTCGAAGGTGCCTAATGAAGCAACGCAGAGCACAGTAATCTGCATATGAATGGGCCTTTGGTGAGAGCTGTATTCCGGGATCCAGATGAAGTTCCAAATTGTTTGTTTTTGACAGGGTATGGTGGACTCGTGAGCATTGATCTATCACTTCTGACAAAGCCCAGTTGAGGCTACTAACTGTTTGTTGCTGCTGGCCCATATAACAATAGAGAATATGATAGGTTGTTTCTAATTGGCAAAGCCCGCTTCGCGTGAAGGAGATGCACATGCAGCCAGCACACCCGTGACATACTAACTGCCATCACCGAGTATGGCAATCTGCGAAAGCTATTGCCTATGAGCTCTCTTTTGGACACAAGTTTGCCCCATTTTACCTTTTTATATTCGTGTGAAGAAGATGCCCATGCAGCCAGCACTCCCGTGAACTTTGAAATCAAGATTCAATAACCCGTGACACATTAACTGCATCCTCGCACGTGGCAATCTGCGGAAGCTATTGCCCATTAGCTCTCTTTTGCCCCATTTTACcttttaatattcttttttgGATTAATTCATCTTTTGGCCGGAATTAATGGCATAGCATTCATTCCCTTTTAATGGAACCTATATTAAAACCTTTATTCTATTTGATTTCCAATACGCTTTTAAGCTTATGATTTGAGTTTATCAATTAAACAAACAAACTAATTCTTGTCAAATACGCTCATAATTTAGTAACTTCAATAATGAATATatttgtaaataaatttttattaaataattaattacttattgACTAATTATAAACATTTATGAGATGCTGAAACAAACGTCCTCTTAATTAGGCCGTGAACGCATCTGCACAAAATAAATTGTCCTCCACCAATTTAAGGCCTGCTTAGCGCCAAATCCTAGCGTCTGAATATGGTGTTCTGGCTCCGATAGCACATTGAAAATGAAAGCTGCCAACTGCAACTTGGGTAATGAGGACAGCTCACTTATGTTCACTATTGGAACCAgaaaatttaagaataaaatCCAAAAACAGCTGCATTTGAGTGGGAAGTTAAGGAAAAGgataaataatagtaataaaaaaGGTAAAGTCAAAAAAGGGAAAACATCTCCATTTTTATGTCTACATCTGCTTTTTATGCATTGTTTTTAGAAGAATTTGTCTACACCAAACTGTATAAATATCCAACTAATCAATAACttcaatatatgtatatataacttAAACGAgagttattaattatttatgtgtATGCATCCAAATGTAGGTAAGAAGCATTAGTTTTTTGTATATATGCTACTTATACTGCCATTGCATATGTAGTGGTCCATAATTACCTGGGGTAGTTGGTCTATTTATCATATACCAATTATATCTTTCTGAAGAATGCTTCTGCATCAGAATAGATTTTCTCCATTGGAAAGAATTACGTTTTGGGCTGCAACCGTGTCCTGCTTTGTTTTTTGGGCAAAGAAGTTGGTCGTCCATGCCAATCATTTGCTTGTTTCTTTCCATGTTTTAACAGCTAGCTTTTACTAATCAACTAATGTCATACATGCCTCTCATTGATAACAGaacaaaaatatttcatttatgCACTAGATATCAAAAGCCAAAAATTTTACAATCTTCATAACCCAATATTATGAATAATTATACTAATTATCAACACGTACgtacaaaaaaatttatatgtataaagCATGCAGGTCTTCCTTTGATGGTACCATGTAACACATtccatgaaagaaaaaaaaaaaaaactaataaataaacatttccttttaaattataattctatCTAATGCAATAATATTTATTGCATTAGTTATATGTAACATATGGGagtctaaaaaaaattactttatttgAATCCAAATGCCTTCGCTGGGAATATCCTGATGAACAACAAATAACAGGTAATATCCCGACGGCGCAAGATTTTTCGAAGGTGGAGTGGTCACCTGAACGTCGTACGTCGCCGTTCCGACAAGTGTCACTTTCTCATTCCCAAGATGTAACAATCTCTGGTTCATAGAGAAGGAATGTGTTGTAAATGAAGGTGACACCATTGTCACAGACACCAGTTTTGCATCTACTGGGCTTCTTCCCACCTGGAACCGTATCACTAGTTTTTGAGCGTATCCAATTGCAGCTTCGGATGCCGGAGACACGATTTTTGGCCTCAAACTGTTATTGTCTATATCCAAATATGGAGGAGAAAATGCCTCTAAGCTTAATTCAGTAGGAAATAAAGGTGTTGTGAAGTTGTAGTTTATGTGAGGGTTGCTGCCACCTACAAGAACTCTTCCATCCCTCAGCAAAATTGCTGTGGAGTGATACATTCTTGGAATGGTGTTTGGGTTTTGTGACTCGAACCGTGAGCCAATTCCCAGTTCGGGTCCGTATATGACTGGGGTTAATACTGGGTCCCGTCCGTATTCCCATCCAGCAGTACCAGCTCCAGCACCGTTGATGATTAAGACGTTGCCGTTTGGAAGCAATGTCATGTCACCCATGACTCTTGCTTGAGGCATGGTCTCCATTGTCCATTGTGGATTTGGATCGGTTATCTTCATTCGCCCACATGTATCTAATGCTTTAACGAAGATACCTTTTGTTGCCTGGATATAGGAACCTTTTGGTGCACCACCACAAACTAAAACTTCAGCTTCAAGTGCCGTTCCTTGTAAGTTCTTCAATGGAAGCAAGACTGCAGAACCCGTGCTTGGATAGCTCCGTGGGTCACCTCCAGGGATTGCTGGGTAAGTTTTCACCACCTTTCCTCCCGCATAATGGAACAATATCGCTCGATTATTTGCGAAAATGAACAAATTACCATCAATATTAAGAAAAACAAATGGGTAGAGATTGTTCTCGACGCCACGATCATTTGTCTGAACAAGAAACGGTAAACTGTACACATTTGAAGCTCCATTTTTTGGATAAAACTCATAGTTGAATTGCCTTCTCCCACCGATAATAATTTGTTTGTCATCTGGCAATATGTGGTTGGTGGCATACCATCTTCTTGCGACAAGTTCATTCCCCACCTCTACCCAATCGCAGTCGCTGCATGGTGTGAAAATCCTGATTCTACGTTCGCCATCATTGAATCCACCGGTTTGAATCAGGCGGCCATCGGACATTACAGCCCCGGAAGAGCACCAAACGTCAGTGAGGACCATAAGAGGCCGAAATGTGTTTGTCAAAACATCATACTCCGCTGAGTGAGCAGTACAGTCATTTTGGAGTGCGAGGTCGTAAGAATCATTCCGGCACTTCCCATCTGGTAGAGACAGATTTGAGGGGCCAAAGTCTGTTCGATCATAGATTACTACACGGTCATTGTTGAGGAGCTGCATGTGCATAGCTGTTATGCCAATACTTTTCTGCAGAAGTTGCCACCGGCCACCGGCAGCCTCGGTTCCGATCCAGTGACATGAtataaggagaaggaagaagataaATAAAGAATTAAGAGGCATTGATGAGAGGAGCTTTGTATGTTTTTTTCATGGGCTCGGATTTTGGTTGGAGTTAGAAGTGGATGTCATAAGCTTTGTCTGCCCTCTAAATACTGCTTAGCAGGAGGGGACGTCGGATGGCAACTCCCACACGCATCTGTGATTTTAAAGAAGCTTTGCAACACGTGCAAGAAAGGCGGTGTGAGCCGGAACTGGCATTCTCAAATCGTTTAAATACCTTTCAATTTGGCCACCTCGGCCTGGCCCCTCCTCACGTCTTCGTCGGTGCAGGAATTGTTCTTTGTGCTTTTTTCAAATCGTTTATTTTgcttaattattatttcattaattttcaaattaattacgCTAAGATTCTATAAAAACGACAGGTTAATTGaattatctttttttaaaaGAGTAGAATATTGTAGTTCTTTGTTGGTAGCTATGGATTTACTTGTATTAATTTACTCGTTGATTGATATGATTAGATTCTTTTCATGTTCACTAAATTTAACCCATACCCATCATTTGTTGGCCATTCCATTTCAATGATGAATAGTCAATTAATCAACATGCAACTTTAGCATAGTTTTATATAATaatcataatatatttattgcGTGATTCAACAGAAAAATTCTAAACCTAACATTATCATTGTCAAGGAAGAGATTTCTAGTAGCACAATCAGGAAATTTTACAGAGCTTGATCTTGAAACTAATCTTCCTTCCATCAAACTGGCAGTCCAAATGGACCCAAGTGATCTTTTGATtattctttccaacctcaaatGCCAGATTTTTAACCAAGCAGAACAATGCATAAAAGCActtaatctctttttttttttcctgaaaaaaaaataataaaaaacactTTTATAAAGTAGATTTGCTGAAGTCTTTAACATTTTGAAgaatatcatttttttatagaaattaaagtCCAACGTTTAAAGTCAGAAGATACCTCTTCActgcaaagaaaaataaacataatatatttcgtaagaaattaattaattctctctctctatatatatattgccTAATGTTACTGGCAGCGATGGGACTAATAAAGTCGGTGAGCCACATAATTCTTTATGAACATCCATTGCAGATAATTATTTGCTGATACCcagtttataaatttaaaatatggattttatttaattttatatgggTGTTATTTCATTTGTGAAAAAAATGGCAAGGTTCTCCAAGAGATTCTAGCTAACTGAGGAACAACTGCAGGCTTAGTTGCCTTTGTCTTGTAACTGTATGATTCCAGTTTTTGATAAAATGAAACATGTGGCCATATGTTCCTAAAAAACATTTCATTGCCCAAATGGAACAAAAACTTGTATGTGAAGAAATTAAGATACATGGCTTGGCTGGGAATTATTCCTTGTTAATGTATCCAGTAGTCAGTGCTGCTAATTTATCAAAGGCTGGTTTCAAGCCCTTTCGGTGCATGCCTTTGCCTCTTGCTTACCTAGCTTGTTATATTTGACAAACTGTAAAGAGACAGTCTTTCAGGATTTTtgtttccctttttcttttatttcttctgcatttagaaaaaaaaattaaatgttgaTGTAGGAATAATACGCctaattattttcattaatttaattttttatttaaaataaaataatttattttttaaaaaaattgtatataattttataataaatatttatttacatttttttcttATAGCATGAATCATGATTGACTATGTATAATTTTCTCAGCGTGTACATAACCAAGCATCAAATCACCATATCCTTAAAGTGATTTTTGAATTTCACTTTTAATTCAGAAAGGAGAATCtcaaaatatattatgaataGATAGCAATATGCTTGATTATGTTGTTTCCTTCAAAATTCCCAACTTTCACAATTGTTTTtggtaatattttaaaaaatataaatgataaattataattttaaaataatataaaaaatggtTGTGATCACATACATCACTCTCATTGATAAGTCCAATAATGAATCAAATTTCAATGCCGTGACTTAAATGAATGGATTTCAAAAGTAATTTGCTTCAAAATTTCATATCAATGGCGTGGCATGATGCCTTTGCATCCTTATCataataaagttttaattgATTCGATTATCTCTTAGCTAGCGAAATTTCTTTCTCATTACCCAAAAggaaaagtttaatttatttgtttcttTATATTGTCTCAATTAATCCATTGATATGTATGGACAAAACGCAATCGTATAAAGCTAATTGGTTAGCTTCACATAAAATTAGTAAACCAAACAATTTAGTCGGCATTCAAAATTCACAGAACCAAGTCATTGTCTACCTCGGCTCCATACTCGTTCAAatctttattaataaatttaatgataaataaataagaaatggATGTCATTTTTTGATTTCAAGTCGCCATCCTTTGATGTTTGCTATTAAAAACATTATTgatcttatttataaaattactaattttgtaaaaatataattcaaatggcattcttataaaattatatatttaattttcattggaATAAGTAATAACAAATTCTAAGAATTTTCCATTCATACCTAACAGCAAAAAATTTGATACGCCATGAAGATTGCTTCATAATCTTGCATTAATTAATGCATTGCATGAAAAATATTGGTCACGTTACATTCCTTATATGAATCCCCTAATTGTGATGAAAGCgattgaaaattaataatttagataaaGATTCCTTAACTGTTAATTTTTCTCTTATCCTTTTCCCCACCAAATCAAAGAGGGGACAAAATCCAAAAGAGCTTGAGCTTGAGA
This genomic window contains:
- the LOC122722384 gene encoding uncharacterized protein LOC122722384 codes for the protein MGKKEEGYGWAISAGMNAALAAIAAKFFYNQFVRYSMVVICNVIMWGCYVNSLKVLSSLQATVTNFATNFLSSGLAGFLLFKEALSAQWFAGALLIVIGVVILSKSSVEPKANID
- the LOC110606801 gene encoding histone H3.3 is translated as MARTKQTARKSTGGKAPRKQLATKAARKSAPTTGGVKKPHRYRPGTVALREIRKYQKSTELLIRKLPFQRLVREIAQDFKTDLRFQSHAVLALQEAAEAYLVGLFEDTNLCAIHAKRVTIMPKDIQLARRIRGERA
- the LOC110606631 gene encoding aldehyde oxidase GLOX: MPLNSLFIFFLLLISCHWIGTEAAGGRWQLLQKSIGITAMHMQLLNNDRVVIYDRTDFGPSNLSLPDGKCRNDSYDLALQNDCTAHSAEYDVLTNTFRPLMVLTDVWCSSGAVMSDGRLIQTGGFNDGERRIRIFTPCSDCDWVEVGNELVARRWYATNHILPDDKQIIIGGRRQFNYEFYPKNGASNVYSLPFLVQTNDRGVENNLYPFVFLNIDGNLFIFANNRAILFHYAGGKVVKTYPAIPGGDPRSYPSTGSAVLLPLKNLQGTALEAEVLVCGGAPKGSYIQATKGIFVKALDTCGRMKITDPNPQWTMETMPQARVMGDMTLLPNGNVLIINGAGAGTAGWEYGRDPVLTPVIYGPELGIGSRFESQNPNTIPRMYHSTAILLRDGRVLVGGSNPHINYNFTTPLFPTELSLEAFSPPYLDIDNNSLRPKIVSPASEAAIGYAQKLVIRFQVGRSPVDAKLVSVTMVSPSFTTHSFSMNQRLLHLGNEKVTLVGTATYDVQVTTPPSKNLAPSGYYLLFVVHQDIPSEGIWIQIK